From Oreochromis niloticus isolate F11D_XX linkage group LG15, O_niloticus_UMD_NMBU, whole genome shotgun sequence:
GTTTTGCCTTATGCTTGCAGGAGCTGAAGGAGTGTGCAGGGAGGGTGTTTGTTGACGCACAGCCAGAGTTCTGTCTCCCTGAGGTAGACATCCCTGATACTTCATCTCTGCATCAGTGTTATAGCTTGTGCTACTCATTCAGAATGTCTCTGCAAAACAGGGGCCACTGTAAAGCATCAGAGTTGGAGCAAATCCACctattttaaacaaataagaaaaaaaagaaacctgatAGGCCTGCCACAATTGACAAGAAGAGGATAATCCACTCAGAGAAATCAGTTACTATGATCAGCACAGTGTGATTACTGCGTCTTTACTTTCACAGTAGGTCCTATCTTAATAAATACCTGAAGTACAACAATGATATCTATTTAATCTGAATAACGCACAGAGAGAACTGTTGGACCTGTCCACCATCGATGTCATTCTTATCTCAAACTACCACTGCATGATGGCCCTGCCTTACATCACAGAGCACACCGGCTTCACCGGGACAGTGTACGCCACGGAGCCCACGCTGCAGATTGGCAGGTGACAGATGCAGGGGATGATTACCACATCTtactatttttatattatttttgtgATATCATTATTTCATTTGGTAAAATGAGATACAGGTCACACGTCTTCAGTTGCGTTTATGCtcgttcttcctcttttcttccttaGGCTGCTGATGGAGGAGCTCGTGAACTTCATGGAGAGAGTTCCTAAAGCCCAGTCTGCCACGTCCTGGAAGAACAAGGAGATACAAAGGTAGACTAGTTTTGTAAAaatattctgtgtgtgtgtgtgtgtgtgtgtgtgtgtgtgagagttgACACATGAACTACAGTTACTGACTTTGTTTTAGTCTGGTCATTTTTGAAGTTTCATTTTACCTTCACCTAATTTTTCTGGTGTTTTGTTACACCTCCACTAGCAGGGTGGTGTAACTCCACCGTTCAAATGAATACTTATGTTATTGCATTAGGATGCTCCCGGGGCCGCTGAAGGATGCAGTTGATGTGTGGATGTGGAAGCGATGCTACAGCATGCAGGAGGTTAACTCTGCGCTCAGCAAAGTGCAGCTTGTGGGTTATTCACAGAAAGTGGTGAGAACTGCTTATGTCCAGGAGATATTTAAGATTTCACATTTTTGCTTTCTTGCAATGGTGACTTCTCCTTGTCTTTtctctcgttttttttttttttttttcttgcaggaGTTGTTTGGAGCTGTACAAGTCTCCCCATTGAGCTCCGGCTACTCGCTGGGCAGCTCCAACTGGATCATCCAGTCTCACCACGAGAAGGTGTCCTATGTGTCTGGCTCGTCTCTACTCACCACACATCCTCAGGTAGGCCAGCAGGCTTAATGCTTCACCATTTCAAAGTCTACTGGGCGTAACCCTTGAAGCTTTTTCCTGAGCTGAGTGATTTTGCTAATATTTCGGGCCTGTTTACAGAACAAACTGATAAAATGAgtgtgcagcagtcaggaagGGTGGTCTCTGCTCGTGCAGCTAAACCACGTCATTGATTTCTACTGAGGTGTCAAAACTTGTCATTGAGGGTCCAGCGGAGGTCATCAGATGTCGTCTTTATGGGGGAGAAAGTTAAAGTTTGAAGGGACTGAGGACAAAGCTGTCACGATCTAGAGTGTAAAGAGTGCAGTCTGTTATTCGTTTAGTCACAGATTTCCTTTTTCCTGTGCTCAGAGTTTCTTTTGGAAGCTAAATCTTTAGGCGAGTGTTTGTCAGTGCACGCTGTAATTGTTGGAGAATCTAGTCTGTTCTGTCCTGTCACAACTACTCTGCAgtgtttctcttcttctctgctcCCAGCCCATGGACCAGAGTTCCCTAAAGAATAGTGACGTCCTCATTCTGACAGGCCTCACTCAGATGCCTACTGCCAACCCAGATGGCATGCTGGGAGAATTCTGCAGTAACTTGGGTGGGTTTTAATGTAGCGCTTAGATTGACGTGGTACCAAATGTTGAAGTCATTCTCGTATCATTTAAATGGAACTTGAATGATTGAATGTTGAATGTTGTCTGTGCTGCCGTTCTTCTGCGGTCTGCAGCCATGACCATCCGGGCAGGAGGAAATGTGCTGGTGCCGTGCTACTCCTCGGGAGTGATCTACGACCTGCTCGAGTGTTTGTACCAGTTCATAGAGAGCGCCAACCTGGGGACCACGCCCTTCTACTTCATCTCACCCATAGCCAACAGCTCGCTGGAGTTCTCTCAGATCTTCGCCGAGTGGTGAGCGGCCGTTTATCGAAAGCTTCTCGATTCTGTCGTGAAAGTTGTGATTTTaggttttactgtttttcttcaGCATGTGCTCAGTTAGCTCGTCTTCATTTTTCCACGTCTTCCACAACAAGTCACGATGTAGTCGCTCTGATAATTAAGAACACAATATCGATGTTCTGTTACTCGATAAAAATCCAACAAACACCAGAGAGACGATAACTTGTGTGACTGTGGGATATTCcagatgatttttctttttctcaaatATTTCAGGCTTTGTcacaacaagcaaacaaagGTGTATCTCCCAGAGCCGCCTTTCCCACACGCAGAGGTGAGTCAAGAACACTGGCagttagggctgggccatatcatactgttcacggtaataccggtataatgttgggcaatgataggaaaatgaaatggcgcaatagaatatgggtaaaacgcgcatgcgcagtgcctttgtttacatacgcacatggtggcgacggagaatgagaagagcgaaagcggatcgttgaatgaaacggatgaaccagaattggtttgtaaaaatgctgcttcTCCTTTATACTGAAAATAATCTTTATATTATAGGGAACctactttttttccctcaggtTTTTAACTATACCAGCGTAGTTTTGCAGAATAATGCTTATTTACCTTACACTGGGCCTGAGGGACAGCCCCACAGGCTGGCTGTTGTCGCTCCCTTCCTCCTCCCTTGTTAGCCATCTTTCTTCTGAAGGCTCCAGTTTTAGCAAACAGTGATTAAATGTACAGACaatgactgtttttttgtttgtgtaggttttggtttggggttttttttggacaCTTTGGATGATTTTAATAGAAACCGTGTCTTGACAGACACAGTATATTTATTACAGGAAGtatgaaaaaacataatgtccactttaaaatgaattttctAGCATTCTCAAATCCATTTCCTGCTTGATGCTGAGAAAGTAGATTCTTgctcatatttatattttatgcaAATTCATGTTTGGTTGGAGAAAACGGTGCTTTGAATTGGAAAGCATTAGGCAAATAGCACTGGTCTGTTTGAACACATGCTATCACAAGTGATTAATAACAGATGAGATATGTAGCCATGAGTCCCATCAAATGTGAGTGAGATATGTTTTTGCCTGGAGCGCATCATATCTATAACACGTTTTAAAAAGCAGAGTCGACTGATGCAAAGATACCAGGATGAAAGCAAGCACAAGTACACCTCTGGGGCTGGTGATGAGGTCACGTGCAGTTCTCTGCACATTTCATTCTTGAGCTCGTTGATAAACTGGtgcttaaatgtgctgctgatGTTTCAGCTCATCCAAACCAACAAGCTGAAGCACTACCCCAGCATTCACGGAGACTTCAGCAGCGAGTTCCGTCAGCCCTGCGTGGTTTTCACCGGTCACCCCTCTCTGCGCTTCGGCGACGTCGTTCACTTCATGGAGCTCTGGGGCAAATCCAGCCTCAACACTATCATCTTTACTGGTAATTACAGCTATCATTACATCTCTTAGACGTGAATAAAACAAGGAAAGCCTGAGCTTGTAACATCCTGTGTGCCTGATCTTTCTCACTCACAGAGCCGGACTTCTCCTACCTGGATGCCCTGGCGCCGTACCAGCCGTTAGCCATGAAGTGCGTTTATTGTCCTATTGACACACGGCTCAACTTCCACCAAGTATCAAAGCTGCTCAAGGAAGTCCAGGTATGCTGTTAGCACCTGATCTGATTATGAGAGAAATACACAGAAATAGAGCAGAGACTAAGGAACAACACCTAAATGATTCTACGATGAGGAGGGAGCCAGCGACCGCAAAATAATCCGGATTGCTCCAGAAAGGCTGCGTCATGGGATGCTAGAACTGTGATGTGCCATAATGACTGAGTCTGTGAGAGCGCTGTGGGTGAAACGGGAGAATGGGAAGCAGATTTCCAAGCTAACAGGcgatatacaaataaaatggcAGAACAATGTGAGCGTTCAGGGCAGAGCACAGGGAAGCAGTGGGTCTTGCGTAAGATTTGAGGGATTTGATTGAAGCATCTCTGTAGTTCCTGGATGGCCCATTCGCAGCACTAGTTCTCATTTAGCTGTAGCCTTAATGCTTTTTAGCTGAAGCCAGCTTCAGCCTCTCACATTTGTACTCTGTGTGTAAAAGCTACAGCCGTGTCTTCTTCCTGCAGCCGCTCCACGTGGTGTGTCCCGAGCAGTACACCCAGCCTCCTCTGACCCAGTCCCACCGCTCCGACCTGATGTTGGAGCTGCAGCCTCCTCCTATGCCCTACAGACGCTGCTCTGTTCTTAACCTGCCCTTCAGACGCCGCTATGAACGCATCTACATCCTGCCTGAGGTGAGGCGCCGAAGAGAAGTCAAAAAAACCTCCTCAGAGATGGATCTGAGTTTCCAGCCACAGAGAATCTGTGTTTTCAGAAACAGATGGTGAATTCTCTGATCACTATGACAACGTGGCGTTTGAACAGCTGTTTTTTATTGAGAAATCCTCTTGCTGTCAGAAAGCAGGCGGACGGTTTTAATTGCTAAGAGTCGTATTTTTCTCTTCCTAGCTGGCCAACTCCCTGGTGCCCTCTGAGATCAAACCCGGCGTCTCTGTGGCGACCGTGTCTGCGTTGCTGCACTCAAAGGACAATAAGCACACGTTACAGGTGAGCCCAGAATACTTGTACTTCCATTAGAGAATCAGCTGATCAGAGCTCAGctgcatttttctttcatttgttccCAGTCGGTGCCCAAACCCCCTCCCATGCCCCCCAGCAAGAAGAGGAAGCGTGTGATTGAGGAGCCCCCTGTAGCGTTGGCCCCTAAACCCATGCTGAGTGGAGCTGTGGCCCTGGAAGCTTTTCTGGCCACTTTGCAGAAGGTGGGAAATCTGAACGAGAGGGGCGTCAGTGTGCTGTGATATTAGCACTTACTT
This genomic window contains:
- the ints9 gene encoding integrator complex subunit 9 isoform X1, whose translation is MTPRLLGAVEDSRAGNKARREQKSSGERCCVSKANCCQLIYQQLLLLKMKLYCLSGHPTLPCNVLKFKSTTIMLDCGLDTTSVLNFLPLPLVHSPRLSKLPGWVSKDGTINLGKAREAVCNVLRLLGVYFNELKECAGRVFVDAQPEFCLPERELLDLSTIDVILISNYHCMMALPYITEHTGFTGTVYATEPTLQIGRLLMEELVNFMERVPKAQSATSWKNKEIQRMLPGPLKDAVDVWMWKRCYSMQEVNSALSKVQLVGYSQKVELFGAVQVSPLSSGYSLGSSNWIIQSHHEKVSYVSGSSLLTTHPQPMDQSSLKNSDVLILTGLTQMPTANPDGMLGEFCSNLAMTIRAGGNVLVPCYSSGVIYDLLECLYQFIESANLGTTPFYFISPIANSSLEFSQIFAEWLCHNKQTKVYLPEPPFPHAELIQTNKLKHYPSIHGDFSSEFRQPCVVFTGHPSLRFGDVVHFMELWGKSSLNTIIFTEPDFSYLDALAPYQPLAMKCVYCPIDTRLNFHQVSKLLKEVQPLHVVCPEQYTQPPLTQSHRSDLMLELQPPPMPYRRCSVLNLPFRRRYERIYILPELANSLVPSEIKPGVSVATVSALLHSKDNKHTLQSVPKPPPMPPSKKRKRVIEEPPVALAPKPMLSGAVALEAFLATLQKHGITEVKVEETADGHILHLQAEDTLIQLEEDGTHIVCDSEPLRTTLRDLVLRFLQKL
- the ints9 gene encoding integrator complex subunit 9 isoform X2; amino-acid sequence: MTPRLLGAVEDSRAGNKARREQKSSGERCCVSKANCCQLIYQQLLLLKMKLYCLSGHPTLPCNVLKFKSTTIMLDCGLDTTSVLNFLPLPLVHSPRLSKLPGWVSKDGTINLGKAREAVCNELKECAGRVFVDAQPEFCLPERELLDLSTIDVILISNYHCMMALPYITEHTGFTGTVYATEPTLQIGRLLMEELVNFMERVPKAQSATSWKNKEIQRMLPGPLKDAVDVWMWKRCYSMQEVNSALSKVQLVGYSQKVELFGAVQVSPLSSGYSLGSSNWIIQSHHEKVSYVSGSSLLTTHPQPMDQSSLKNSDVLILTGLTQMPTANPDGMLGEFCSNLAMTIRAGGNVLVPCYSSGVIYDLLECLYQFIESANLGTTPFYFISPIANSSLEFSQIFAEWLCHNKQTKVYLPEPPFPHAELIQTNKLKHYPSIHGDFSSEFRQPCVVFTGHPSLRFGDVVHFMELWGKSSLNTIIFTEPDFSYLDALAPYQPLAMKCVYCPIDTRLNFHQVSKLLKEVQPLHVVCPEQYTQPPLTQSHRSDLMLELQPPPMPYRRCSVLNLPFRRRYERIYILPELANSLVPSEIKPGVSVATVSALLHSKDNKHTLQSVPKPPPMPPSKKRKRVIEEPPVALAPKPMLSGAVALEAFLATLQKHGITEVKVEETADGHILHLQAEDTLIQLEEDGTHIVCDSEPLRTTLRDLVLRFLQKL
- the ints9 gene encoding integrator complex subunit 9 isoform X3, with translation MTPRLLGAVEDSRAGNKARREQKSSGERCCVSKANCCQLIYQQLLLLKMKLYCLSGHPTLPCNVLKFKSTTIMLDCGLDTTSVLNFLPLPLVHSPRLSKLPGWVSKDGTINLGKELKECAGRVFVDAQPEFCLPERELLDLSTIDVILISNYHCMMALPYITEHTGFTGTVYATEPTLQIGRLLMEELVNFMERVPKAQSATSWKNKEIQRMLPGPLKDAVDVWMWKRCYSMQEVNSALSKVQLVGYSQKVELFGAVQVSPLSSGYSLGSSNWIIQSHHEKVSYVSGSSLLTTHPQPMDQSSLKNSDVLILTGLTQMPTANPDGMLGEFCSNLAMTIRAGGNVLVPCYSSGVIYDLLECLYQFIESANLGTTPFYFISPIANSSLEFSQIFAEWLCHNKQTKVYLPEPPFPHAELIQTNKLKHYPSIHGDFSSEFRQPCVVFTGHPSLRFGDVVHFMELWGKSSLNTIIFTEPDFSYLDALAPYQPLAMKCVYCPIDTRLNFHQVSKLLKEVQPLHVVCPEQYTQPPLTQSHRSDLMLELQPPPMPYRRCSVLNLPFRRRYERIYILPELANSLVPSEIKPGVSVATVSALLHSKDNKHTLQSVPKPPPMPPSKKRKRVIEEPPVALAPKPMLSGAVALEAFLATLQKHGITEVKVEETADGHILHLQAEDTLIQLEEDGTHIVCDSEPLRTTLRDLVLRFLQKL